A stretch of Blattabacterium cuenoti DNA encodes these proteins:
- a CDS encoding M14 family zinc carboxypeptidase, producing the protein MLVFDIKSIFRNYDILKDNRIIASKIFRYSKLLEMMKKYRSICSITPIGLSVEKRIIFKIKWGVGKIKVLIWSQMHGNETTGTKSIFDLLHFFFKNRYHDLIKFLFENLTILFIPMLNPDGSEKFQRRNAINIDLNRDAIRLQSPEIQVLFREIHNSKPYVLFNLHDQRSIYNIGNKFFNPAIISFLSPSIEKNEDSISRKQSMGIIYFMTKELKKILPNVGSVGRFSDAYYPTATGDNLQKIGYPCILLEAGNYPKDFQKEKIRKYNTLSILAGIYFISYRYKYLEKDYRYYFTIPKNKDILLDKIYRKVQILKGKKKYLIDIGLINFEKFDLKKNTLSFIPKIVDIGDLSNLFAYEDIMIPGQKFYGKNLPEIGDMEHFRIF; encoded by the coding sequence ATGTTAGTTTTTGATATAAAATCTATATTTCGTAATTATGATATATTGAAAGATAATAGGATTATTGCTTCTAAGATTTTTAGGTATTCTAAATTATTGGAAATGATGAAAAAATATAGAAGTATATGTTCTATAACTCCTATAGGATTATCTGTAGAAAAAAGAATTATATTTAAAATAAAATGGGGGGTAGGAAAAATAAAAGTATTAATTTGGTCTCAAATGCATGGAAATGAAACTACAGGAACAAAATCTATATTTGATCTTCTTCATTTCTTTTTTAAAAATAGATATCATGATTTGATCAAATTTTTATTTGAAAACTTAACAATTTTATTCATTCCTATGTTGAATCCTGATGGATCTGAAAAATTTCAAAGAAGAAACGCTATAAATATTGATCTAAATAGAGACGCTATTCGTTTACAATCTCCGGAAATACAAGTTTTATTCAGAGAAATACATAATAGTAAGCCCTACGTCTTATTTAATTTGCATGATCAAAGAAGTATTTATAATATTGGAAATAAATTTTTTAATCCTGCAATTATATCTTTTTTATCTCCTTCTATAGAAAAAAATGAGGATTCTATAAGTAGAAAACAATCAATGGGAATCATCTATTTCATGACTAAAGAACTTAAAAAAATATTACCTAATGTAGGATCAGTAGGTAGATTTTCTGATGCATATTATCCTACAGCAACGGGGGATAACTTACAAAAAATAGGATATCCTTGTATTTTACTTGAAGCTGGAAATTATCCAAAAGATTTTCAAAAAGAAAAAATTCGAAAATACAACACTTTATCTATTCTTGCAGGAATTTATTTTATTTCTTATCGATATAAATATCTTGAAAAAGATTATAGATATTATTTTACTATTCCAAAAAATAAAGATATTTTATTAGATAAAATATATAGAAAAGTTCAAATCCTAAAAGGGAAAAAAAAGTATTTGATAGATATAGGTTTAATTAATTTTGAAAAATTTGACTTGAAAAAAAATACTCTTTCTTTTATTCCAAAAATTGTAGATATAGGAGATTTATCTAATTTATTTGCATATGAAGATATTATGATACCTGGTCAAAAATTTTATGGAAAAAATCTTCCAGAAATTGGGGATATGGAACATTTTCGAATTTTTTGA
- a CDS encoding CPBP family glutamic-type intramembrane protease — protein MKNYFKINYIEAFLLIVAFTALNFFNAIFRKLLISINFPESMIFSISYTIPFILLFVFISHQAQKKNLTIDLSMRLSPWYIYLILFCMMFCVIILNEHLSSLVPIEGPILGDMYKKIEEFLKEEVQNPIPFFSTTVLLAPICEEVFFRGIILNGMLKNKIHPMKAILFSSFLFGLTHMNPWQFVGGIVIGSFIGFIYFVTSSIINCILLHIFNNAFAIFIMFFFIKNEKVLSKERNSNFWIVLMIIFTIIITGCFFLYKKSRKV, from the coding sequence ATGAAGAATTATTTTAAGATCAATTACATCGAAGCTTTTTTATTAATAGTAGCATTTACTGCTTTAAATTTTTTCAATGCCATTTTTAGAAAATTATTGATTTCTATCAATTTTCCTGAAAGTATGATTTTTTCAATATCATATACTATCCCTTTTATTCTTTTGTTCGTTTTTATTTCTCATCAAGCTCAAAAAAAAAATCTAACTATAGATTTATCTATGAGATTATCTCCATGGTATATTTATCTTATTCTTTTTTGTATGATGTTTTGCGTGATTATTCTAAATGAACATCTTTCTTCATTAGTTCCAATAGAAGGGCCTATATTAGGAGATATGTATAAGAAAATTGAAGAATTTTTGAAAGAGGAAGTTCAAAATCCAATTCCTTTTTTTTCTACTACAGTATTATTAGCACCTATATGTGAAGAAGTTTTTTTTAGAGGTATTATTTTAAATGGAATGTTAAAAAATAAAATACATCCAATGAAAGCTATTTTATTTTCTTCATTCTTATTTGGATTAACTCATATGAATCCATGGCAATTTGTAGGTGGTATTGTCATTGGAAGTTTCATAGGTTTTATTTATTTTGTTACTTCTTCCATTATAAACTGTATATTATTACATATTTTTAACAATGCTTTTGCAATATTTATAATGTTTTTTTTCATAAAAAATGAAAAAGTTCTTTCAAAAGAAAGAAACTCCAATTTTTGGATAGTATTAATGATAATTTTTACTATTATAATTACCGGATGTTTTTTTCTATATAAAAAAAGTAGAAAAGTATGA
- a CDS encoding ribonuclease Z — MKKPSLTILGCHSSIPTNKFHPTAQILEMKGFYFLIDCGEGTQVQLRKAKVKFNKIMHIFISHLHGDHFFGLIGLLSTFHLLGREKSINIYAPKGLKEIINVHFKWSYTKLKYDIDHIELSSKKLEKIMENDKIEVFSIPLKHRIYTNGFLFKEKPSNRKLNIEEIRKIPDIRITNYKDIKLGKDFKTNNGRIIPNKKLTFDPPKILSYAFCSDTSFYLPIIEHIKYVDLLYHESTFLKTEENRAINTGHSTANQAAYIAKKAKVKKLLLGHYSNRFPNIKTFEKEAKKIFFNVEASVPLKTYYL; from the coding sequence ATGAAAAAACCTTCATTAACTATTTTGGGATGTCACTCTTCTATACCTACAAATAAATTTCATCCCACTGCTCAGATATTAGAGATGAAAGGTTTTTACTTTCTTATTGATTGTGGAGAAGGAACTCAAGTTCAATTAAGAAAAGCAAAAGTAAAGTTTAATAAAATCATGCATATATTTATCTCTCATTTACATGGAGATCACTTTTTTGGTTTAATTGGATTATTATCTACATTTCATTTATTGGGAAGAGAGAAATCAATCAATATTTACGCTCCAAAAGGATTAAAAGAGATTATAAATGTTCATTTCAAATGGTCTTATACAAAACTTAAATATGATATAGATCATATAGAATTATCATCTAAAAAATTAGAAAAAATCATGGAAAACGATAAAATAGAAGTTTTTTCTATTCCGTTAAAACACAGAATTTATACTAATGGATTCCTTTTTAAAGAAAAACCTAGCAATAGAAAATTAAACATAGAGGAAATTCGAAAAATTCCTGATATACGAATTACAAATTACAAAGATATAAAATTAGGAAAAGATTTTAAAACAAATAATGGTAGAATCATTCCAAACAAAAAATTAACATTTGATCCTCCAAAAATATTATCTTATGCTTTTTGTTCAGATACTTCTTTTTATTTACCTATAATTGAACATATAAAATATGTAGATTTATTATATCACGAATCTACTTTTTTAAAAACAGAAGAAAATAGAGCTATTAATACAGGACATTCTACAGCAAACCAAGCCGCTTATATAGCAAAAAAAGCTAAAGTAAAAAAACTATTATTAGGACACTATTCTAATCGATTCCCTAATATAAAAACATTTGAAAAAGAAGCAAAAAAAATATTTTTTAATGTAGAAGCTTCCGTCCCTTTAAAGACATATTATTTATAA
- a CDS encoding ABC transporter permease yields MEIEFNIAIRYFFSKKRINIVNIIVFLSILSLSISTFSMSTILFVFSGLENFNKKFYKIHYPDIIMSLFNEQNLFMDNDNILKKEIKSVKGIAAISETMEKKIFLYYKNHNFFIPLKGVDKEYEKVMKNFKKIDLVNTSYPDYLNIYVGSNSIMNYLPIIYYMNIPNRIFFFSYKRKKNSFVPFFIKKKILVKGIFTFSSNMDIQYLFCNLYNLQDIIKEKGVHTLEIKIHDKADVKKIKKNLLDKFGSKFKIITRTEKEKAFYKIFKTEKIFLYFLFGLMIFITSFNLFSAIYILQLDKLNELMIFWNMGFSLYRIKTIFFYIGCIITIIGCSSGLLIAYIISYMQEMYHFFKIGSKIPFPVKITMVDSWIVVSIIFIVGIIISFFSSRRIELIT; encoded by the coding sequence TTGGAAATAGAATTTAACATAGCAATACGTTACTTTTTTTCTAAAAAAAGAATTAACATTGTTAATATTATCGTTTTTCTATCTATTTTATCTTTATCTATTTCTACATTTTCTATGTCTACAATTTTATTTGTTTTTTCAGGATTAGAAAATTTTAATAAAAAATTTTATAAAATTCATTATCCTGATATAATCATGTCATTGTTCAATGAACAAAATTTATTTATGGATAATGATAATATTCTAAAAAAAGAAATAAAATCTGTAAAAGGGATTGCAGCTATTTCTGAAACTATGGAAAAGAAAATTTTTTTATATTATAAAAATCATAATTTTTTTATTCCTTTAAAAGGAGTGGATAAAGAATACGAAAAAGTTATGAAAAACTTTAAAAAAATAGATTTAGTAAATACTTCATATCCTGATTATTTGAATATATATGTAGGAAGTAATTCTATAATGAATTATTTACCAATTATATATTATATGAATATTCCTAATAGAATATTTTTTTTTTCTTATAAAAGAAAGAAAAATTCTTTTGTTCCATTTTTTATAAAAAAGAAAATTTTGGTAAAAGGAATTTTTACTTTTTCTTCAAACATGGATATCCAATATTTATTTTGTAATCTATATAATTTGCAAGACATAATAAAAGAAAAAGGAGTTCATACATTAGAAATAAAAATTCATGATAAAGCAGACGTTAAAAAAATAAAAAAAAATTTATTAGATAAATTTGGATCCAAGTTTAAAATAATCACAAGAACAGAAAAAGAAAAAGCTTTTTATAAAATTTTTAAAACAGAAAAAATCTTTCTTTATTTTTTATTTGGGTTAATGATATTTATCACTAGTTTTAATTTATTTAGCGCTATTTATATTTTACAATTAGATAAATTAAATGAATTGATGATATTTTGGAATATGGGGTTCTCTTTATATAGAATTAAGACTATTTTTTTTTATATAGGTTGTATAATTACGATTATCGGATGTTCTAGTGGTTTATTAATTGCATACATAATTTCTTATATGCAAGAGATGTATCATTTTTTTAAAATAGGATCAAAAATTCCTTTTCCTGTTAAAATTACAATGGTAGATTCTTGGATAGTGGTTAGTATTATTTTCATTGTAGGAATAATTATATCTTTTTTTTCTTCTAGAAGAATTGAATTGATCACATAA
- a CDS encoding ribosome-binding factor A, producing the protein MKEISIIKNEKLSSIFSIEIAEILNKLNKEIRNRSKSKEKFLLTLIRVYITSDMNLIKVYISMYPFLDQDVLEYIRSQSRFYRKLLSKKLRYRVKKIPKLDFIVFK; encoded by the coding sequence ATGAAAGAAATTAGTATTATTAAAAATGAAAAATTATCTTCAATATTTTCCATAGAAATAGCAGAAATATTAAATAAACTAAATAAAGAAATTCGAAATCGTAGTAAAAGTAAAGAAAAATTTTTACTTACTTTAATTAGAGTATATATTACTTCTGATATGAATTTAATAAAAGTATATATTAGTATGTATCCTTTTTTAGATCAAGATGTTTTAGAATATATTCGTTCTCAATCTAGATTCTATAGAAAATTGCTTTCTAAAAAATTAAGATATCGTGTGAAAAAAATACCCAAATTAGATTTTATCGTATTCAAATAA
- the rpmA gene encoding 50S ribosomal protein L27, translated as MAHKKGSGSSRNGRDSIGRRLGVKIYGNQYVNAGNIIVRQRGTKHHPGENVGIGKDHTLYAIKNGFVCFKKTKNNRSVVSIIEKK; from the coding sequence ATGGCTCATAAAAAAGGTTCAGGAAGTTCTAGAAATGGGAGAGATTCTATAGGAAGAAGATTAGGAGTAAAAATATATGGAAATCAATATGTAAATGCAGGAAACATAATAGTTCGTCAGAGAGGAACTAAACACCATCCAGGTGAAAATGTAGGAATAGGAAAAGATCATACTTTGTATGCTATAAAAAACGGTTTTGTTTGTTTTAAAAAGACAAAAAACAATAGATCAGTTGTATCAATTATTGAGAAAAAGTAA
- the rplU gene encoding 50S ribosomal protein L21 translates to MTYAIVNIQGKQFKLVENKYVYVPFLSSIKEGERRFLNQVLFFSKKGISVEIGTPFLENIKIEIEILQHVKGKKIIIFKKKRRKGYKIKNGFRPFFSKIKIISFILNNKINSN, encoded by the coding sequence ATGACTTACGCTATTGTTAATATACAAGGAAAACAATTTAAACTTGTTGAGAATAAGTATGTTTATGTTCCTTTTCTTTCTTCTATAAAAGAAGGAGAAAGAAGATTTTTGAATCAAGTTTTATTTTTTTCTAAAAAAGGGATTTCCGTAGAAATAGGCACTCCTTTTTTAGAAAATATAAAAATTGAAATAGAAATTTTACAACATGTAAAAGGAAAAAAAATTATTATCTTCAAAAAAAAAAGAAGAAAAGGATATAAAATAAAAAATGGATTTAGACCTTTTTTTTCAAAAATTAAAATAATTTCTTTCATATTAAATAATAAGATAAATAGTAATTAA
- a CDS encoding aminotransferase class V-fold PLP-dependent enzyme, which produces MFSEEEIQEIRSLFPILKEKVNTNKPLVYIDNAATTQKPLQVIQASKKYYSTINANVHRGLHYLSQKATIYVENVREKIKKFIHAKHSSEIIFTKGCTESINLVASSINDLIKEGDEIIISCIEHHSNIVPWQVLCRNKGAILKIIPIDENGFLKLKDFDFLISKKTKLVSVSHISNVLGIINPIKYIIQKSHEYGAMVLIDGAQVPSNLCLNMQDLDVDFYAFSAHKMYGPTGIGVLYGKKEILDSISPYQFGGEMIRNVSFEKTTYLDLPFKFEAGTPNIEGIIVWGAAIDFIEKIGIINIQSYKDKLLKYAFQRLSDIDGIQLYGDIKNFYKKSSIISFNLKELHFFDVGSVLDQLGIAVRTGHLCAQPLMNFFKVSGMIRVSFSIYNTFQEIDYLFKGLLKAKKLLFK; this is translated from the coding sequence ATGTTTTCAGAAGAAGAAATACAGGAAATAAGAAGTTTGTTTCCCATTTTAAAAGAAAAGGTAAATACTAATAAACCTTTGGTTTATATAGATAATGCTGCTACTACTCAAAAACCTTTACAGGTTATTCAAGCCTCTAAAAAATACTATTCTACGATAAATGCTAATGTTCATCGTGGATTGCATTATTTAAGCCAAAAAGCTACTATTTATGTAGAAAATGTTCGAGAGAAAATTAAAAAATTTATTCATGCGAAACATTCTTCGGAAATTATTTTCACAAAAGGGTGTACAGAATCTATTAATTTAGTAGCTTCTAGCATAAATGATTTAATCAAAGAAGGAGATGAGATTATTATTTCTTGTATTGAACATCATTCTAATATTGTTCCATGGCAAGTTCTTTGTAGGAATAAAGGAGCTATATTAAAAATAATTCCTATTGATGAAAACGGTTTTTTAAAATTAAAAGATTTTGATTTTTTGATTTCGAAAAAAACAAAATTAGTGTCTGTTAGTCATATATCTAATGTTCTTGGAATTATAAATCCTATTAAATATATTATTCAAAAATCTCATGAATATGGAGCTATGGTATTAATTGATGGAGCTCAAGTACCATCCAATTTATGTTTAAATATGCAAGATTTAGATGTTGACTTTTATGCTTTTTCCGCTCATAAAATGTATGGACCTACTGGAATTGGGGTATTATACGGAAAAAAAGAAATACTAGATTCTATTTCTCCTTATCAATTTGGAGGGGAAATGATTCGAAATGTAAGTTTTGAAAAAACAACTTATTTAGATTTACCATTTAAATTTGAAGCTGGAACTCCAAATATAGAAGGAATTATTGTATGGGGTGCTGCTATCGATTTTATCGAAAAAATAGGAATCATAAATATTCAATCTTATAAAGATAAACTTTTAAAATATGCGTTTCAACGTTTGAGCGATATAGATGGGATTCAATTATATGGAGATATAAAAAATTTTTACAAAAAATCTAGTATTATTTCCTTTAATTTAAAGGAATTACATTTTTTTGATGTAGGTAGTGTTTTAGATCAATTAGGAATTGCTGTTCGAACAGGTCATTTATGTGCACAACCTTTAATGAACTTTTTTAAAGTTTCAGGAATGATTCGTGTTAGTTTCTCTATATATAATACTTTTCAAGAAATAGATTATTTGTTTAAAGGACTTTTAAAAGCTAAAAAATTGTTATTTAAATAA
- the sufD gene encoding Fe-S cluster assembly protein SufD, with protein MQLKEKIILLISNDKYYSRIENNTYVSYLQRKHIDFFKKKGFPSSVTHEEWKNTDINSIINQDYHIIFFEYEKKENIEYNKIEELTFFKKKKESFLLIFIDGVYYSSFSQTKIENKNVVLSNIISQKENIIKSYYGKLSYEYDAFYTLNTFLSKDGAYIYIPNHFILDKPIEILHISTGDQYPVMLNPRNLIIVGEHSSVQIIEHHKSLKNHLSFINSVSEIYVSNHSKIDYYKIQNNFNKISIIDNTFFKQKKNSKSSVYTFSFQGNFIRNNLKLYSYGEKTYSYLYGISLLSEKQFVDHHTFMNHSYSNAFSFQLYKNILLDKSKSIFNGKITIDKWINNINAYQRNNNILLSKEAFIYAKPQLEIYSKNVKCSHGCTIGNIQEYELFYLQSRGISKKYGTILLLLSFLEEILKPIHIFELRKFIYKEINLKLDKYLL; from the coding sequence ATGCAATTAAAGGAAAAAATAATTTTATTGATATCAAATGATAAATATTATTCTAGAATAGAAAATAATACTTATGTTTCTTATTTACAGAGAAAACACATTGATTTTTTTAAAAAAAAAGGATTTCCTTCTTCTGTTACACATGAAGAATGGAAAAATACGGATATTAATTCAATTATTAATCAGGATTATCATATTATTTTTTTTGAATATGAAAAAAAAGAAAATATAGAATATAATAAAATAGAAGAATTAACTTTTTTTAAGAAAAAAAAAGAATCTTTTCTTCTTATTTTTATAGATGGGGTCTATTATTCGTCTTTTTCTCAAACAAAGATAGAAAATAAAAACGTTGTTTTATCTAATATAATTTCACAAAAAGAGAATATAATCAAAAGTTATTATGGAAAACTTTCATATGAATATGATGCTTTTTATACTTTGAATACTTTTTTATCAAAAGATGGGGCCTATATTTATATCCCTAACCATTTTATTTTAGATAAGCCTATAGAAATATTACATATTTCTACAGGGGATCAATATCCAGTCATGTTAAATCCGAGAAATTTAATTATAGTAGGAGAACATTCTTCTGTTCAAATTATAGAACATCATAAATCCCTAAAAAACCATTTATCTTTTATAAATTCTGTCAGTGAAATTTATGTTTCTAATCATAGTAAAATTGATTATTATAAAATACAAAATAATTTTAACAAAATATCAATCATAGATAATACATTTTTTAAACAAAAAAAAAATAGCAAAAGTTCTGTTTATACTTTTTCTTTTCAAGGAAATTTCATTAGAAATAATTTGAAATTATATTCTTATGGAGAAAAAACTTATTCTTATTTATATGGAATTTCGCTTTTATCAGAAAAACAATTTGTAGATCATCATACTTTTATGAATCATTCATATTCAAATGCTTTTAGTTTTCAATTATACAAAAATATTTTGTTAGATAAATCTAAAAGTATTTTTAATGGAAAAATTACTATTGATAAATGGATAAATAATATTAACGCTTATCAAAGAAACAATAATATTCTTCTTTCTAAAGAAGCTTTTATATATGCTAAACCTCAATTGGAAATTTATTCTAAAAATGTAAAATGTTCACATGGATGTACAATAGGGAATATTCAAGAATATGAATTATTTTATCTTCAATCAAGAGGGATATCCAAAAAGTATGGAACAATTTTATTGTTACTTTCGTTTTTAGAAGAAATATTGAAACCTATTCATATTTTTGAATTAAGAAAATTTATCTATAAAGAAATAAATCTAAAATTAGATAAATATTTATTATAA
- the sufC gene encoding Fe-S cluster assembly ATPase SufC produces MLNIDNLHASIEKKEILKGINLKIKTGETHVIMGPNGSGKSTLASIIAGKKEYDITKGNIYFLNKNLNNFSTEERAHLGIFLSFQHPVEIPGISIINFIKTAINSTRKAKNLDKMSSKRILEKIKDSAYRLDIENNFIYRSLNEGFSGGEKKRNEIFQMITLDPLLSILDEVDSGLDIDALRIVSKGINTFRNKTNSILIITHYKRLLDHILSDYIIHILYDGKIVLSGDYKLAERLEKEGYDWINKKK; encoded by the coding sequence ATGTTAAATATAGATAATTTACATGCTTCTATAGAAAAAAAAGAAATCCTTAAAGGAATCAATTTAAAAATAAAAACAGGAGAAACTCATGTGATAATGGGTCCTAATGGATCTGGAAAAAGTACTCTTGCTTCTATCATAGCAGGAAAAAAAGAATATGATATAACTAAAGGAAATATTTATTTTTTGAATAAAAATTTAAATAATTTTTCTACAGAAGAACGTGCTCATTTAGGAATTTTTCTTTCTTTTCAACATCCAGTAGAAATACCTGGAATTTCTATCATTAATTTTATTAAAACAGCTATCAATTCTACTCGTAAAGCGAAAAATTTGGATAAAATGTCTTCTAAAAGAATATTAGAAAAAATAAAAGATAGTGCTTATCGATTAGATATTGAAAATAATTTCATTTATCGTTCTTTAAATGAAGGATTTTCAGGAGGAGAAAAAAAACGTAATGAAATATTTCAAATGATAACATTAGATCCATTACTGTCTATTTTGGATGAAGTAGATTCAGGATTAGATATAGACGCTTTACGTATAGTTTCTAAAGGTATTAATACCTTTAGAAATAAAACTAATTCTATTTTAATTATTACTCATTATAAAAGACTATTAGATCATATTCTTTCAGATTATATCATACATATTTTGTATGATGGAAAAATTGTTTTATCAGGGGATTATAAATTAGCTGAAAGATTAGAAAAAGAAGGATACGATTGGATTAATAAAAAAAAATAA
- the sufB gene encoding Fe-S cluster assembly protein SufB translates to MKKNNKILDNFTKSEYQYGFYTPIKSDKISVGLNEDVIRKITNKKKEPTWMLDWRIESYQIWKSMTPPKWANIRYTVPKFQEISYYSAPKKKINLNKLEEVDPELIETFNKLGIPIEEKKILSGVATDIVLDSVSLATTFKKKLKNKGIIFCSINEALIKYPDIVKKYLGTVISKKDNFYAALNSAVFSDGSFCYIPKGVRCPMELSTYFRINENGTGQFERTLIIADKDSYVSYLEGCTAPQRKENQLHAAVVELIALENSEIKYSTVQNWYPGDKKGEGGVFNFVTKRGLCEKKAKISWIQVETGSSITWKYPSCILKGDFSIGNFYSLALTKNFQQADTGTKMIHIGKHSKSIVISKGISSGKSQNSYRGLVKIVPEAEYSRNFSQCDSLLIGNECGAHTFPHISVSNPTSQVEHEATTSKIGENQIFYCNQRGIDTEKAISLIVHGFSNEILKKLPMEFAVEAKKLLEISLEGSIG, encoded by the coding sequence ATGAAAAAAAATAATAAAATACTGGATAATTTTACAAAATCAGAATATCAATATGGATTTTATACTCCGATAAAATCAGATAAAATTTCAGTAGGATTAAATGAGGATGTAATTAGAAAAATTACAAATAAAAAAAAGGAGCCAACATGGATGTTAGATTGGAGGATAGAATCTTATCAAATATGGAAAAGTATGACCCCTCCAAAATGGGCAAATATAAGATATACCGTACCTAAATTTCAAGAAATTAGTTATTATTCTGCACCTAAAAAAAAAATAAATTTAAACAAGTTAGAAGAAGTGGATCCTGAATTAATAGAGACATTCAATAAATTGGGAATTCCTATAGAAGAAAAAAAAATTCTTTCAGGTGTAGCTACAGATATAGTATTAGATTCCGTTTCATTGGCCACTACATTTAAGAAAAAATTAAAAAATAAAGGGATTATATTTTGTTCCATCAATGAAGCTTTGATAAAATATCCAGATATTGTTAAAAAATACTTAGGAACGGTTATTTCTAAAAAAGATAATTTTTATGCAGCTCTTAATTCAGCTGTATTTTCCGATGGATCATTCTGTTATATCCCAAAAGGGGTTCGTTGTCCTATGGAATTGTCTACATATTTTCGAATTAATGAAAATGGAACTGGACAATTTGAAAGAACGTTAATTATTGCAGATAAAGACTCTTATGTTAGTTATTTGGAGGGATGTACAGCTCCACAAAGAAAAGAAAATCAATTACATGCAGCTGTAGTTGAGTTAATAGCTTTGGAAAATTCTGAAATAAAATATTCTACTGTTCAAAATTGGTATCCTGGAGATAAAAAAGGAGAAGGAGGTGTTTTTAATTTTGTAACTAAACGTGGATTATGTGAAAAAAAAGCTAAAATATCCTGGATTCAAGTAGAAACGGGGTCTTCTATTACTTGGAAATATCCATCTTGTATTTTAAAAGGAGATTTTTCTATAGGAAATTTTTATTCTTTAGCTTTAACTAAAAATTTTCAACAAGCTGATACAGGAACTAAAATGATTCATATAGGAAAACATTCAAAAAGTATTGTTATATCAAAAGGAATATCTTCAGGAAAATCTCAAAATAGTTATAGAGGATTAGTAAAAATAGTCCCTGAAGCAGAGTATTCTAGAAATTTTTCTCAGTGCGATTCTTTGTTAATAGGAAATGAATGTGGAGCACATACTTTTCCCCATATTTCTGTATCTAATCCTACTTCTCAAGTGGAACATGAGGCTACTACGTCAAAAATTGGAGAAAATCAGATTTTTTATTGTAATCAAAGAGGAATAGATACAGAAAAAGCTATTTCTTTAATAGTTCATGGTTTTAGTAATGAAATATTAAAAAAATTACCTATGGAATTTGCAGTAGAAGCTAAAAAACTTTTGGAAATTTCTTTAGAAGGATCAATAGGATAA
- a CDS encoding HesB/IscA family protein: MVRISDKARNKLISLMKKEGFTKEVSFIRFGVKSGGCSGMSYELTFDQEKQREDLYFQYEGMKILVDQNSIPYLKGTILEYSDGLNGKGFYFKNPNAKHTCGCGKSFSSK, from the coding sequence ATGGTTCGTATATCTGATAAAGCTAGAAATAAATTAATCTCTCTTATGAAGAAAGAGGGTTTTACTAAGGAAGTTTCCTTTATAAGGTTTGGAGTTAAAAGTGGAGGCTGTTCAGGAATGTCATATGAACTTACTTTTGATCAAGAAAAACAAAGGGAAGATCTATATTTTCAATATGAAGGAATGAAAATATTAGTAGATCAAAATAGTATTCCTTATTTGAAAGGAACGATTTTAGAATATTCAGATGGATTAAATGGAAAAGGATTTTATTTTAAAAATCCTAATGCAAAACATACTTGTGGATGTGGAAAAAGTTTTTCATCAAAATGA